The proteins below come from a single Podarcis muralis chromosome 8, rPodMur119.hap1.1, whole genome shotgun sequence genomic window:
- the LOC114601001 gene encoding large ribosomal subunit protein eL31-like: protein MTPAKKDGEKRKERSAINEVFIREYTINIHKRIHGVGFKNWAPRALKEIQKFAMKEMEIPDVGIDTHLNKAVWAKEVRNVPYHIHVSLSRKRKEDEDPPNKLYTLVTYVPVTSFKSL from the exons ATGACTCCTGCAAAGAAAGATGGTGAAAAGAGGAAAGAACGATCAGCTATCAATGAGGTGTTTATTCGGGAATATactataaacattcacaaacggATCCATGGCGTGGGCTTCAAGAACTGGGCTCCTCGTGCGCTCAAGGAGATTCAAAAATTTGCAATGAAGGAGATGGAGATTCCTGATGTAGGCATTGACACCCACTTGAACAAGGCTGTctggg CAAAAGAAGTAAGGAATGTTCCTTACCATATCCATGTGAGTTTATCCAGAAAACGCAAGGAAGATGAGGATCCGCCTAATAAACTGTATACACTGGTCACATATGTGCCAGTTACCTCTTTCAAAAGCCTATAG